From the genome of Psychroserpens ponticola, one region includes:
- a CDS encoding ATP-binding protein produces the protein MEYKIGYILINLAIMPKTSTNVRNRVNKLHLPKTKSLYPLFEVISNSIHAIEEAKKEKLIKDNGKIEINILRIGKEGIFEEISNTDDYPIDSFEIIDNGIGLNEDNYNSFQEFDSEYKIEIGGKGIGRLVCLKAFSALIINSCYLDKDKYWTRSFEFKKTIEGYSNYNEELSNDNRIGTNVLLKSYVSPYKENVPKSITDVSREIIKHFQLYFIQEKQPTIIIKNQDGFHRNLTKIFNSEFKSKILSDSFIIAEEKFNIHISKSFSAQSHKVNYCANERIVRSEGLSKHLVDLKYSILDSLRNEKFYYQVFVVSDLLDTSVNDARTSFNFPDKSENEDSEQIEVIEEVTLSKIRKKTINCIENLLSETLAVIRAEKVERYRPIIDNKFPNYTNLFKYKKEKVERLPVGLNENELDIKLYEIEAQWRKEIKQEGADLLTKKKDITELEDYKELYEKYVTNLNEVGKSDLARYVVHRRSVIDLLEKLIELNDDDKFANEDLVHSLFFPIRETDDSIFSEKQNLWLLDERLTFNKFLASDKLFKQIENLGSDSKERMDLIIKKEEVFDKAVLFSENKIPFESFTIVEFKRPERNDYVYGNPKNDPIAQVRRYIRETIDGETKKRGKKIQASFNTPFYCYVVADITSSLEYILDEESFINTPDGLGYFRIYDTNNYKAYIEVLPFSKVLKDSKERNRVLFERLNLPQ, from the coding sequence ATGGAATATAAAATCGGTTATATTTTAATAAATTTGGCTATTATGCCAAAGACATCTACTAATGTACGTAATAGGGTAAACAAACTTCATTTACCTAAAACTAAATCACTTTATCCTCTTTTTGAAGTGATCAGTAATTCTATACATGCTATAGAAGAAGCAAAAAAAGAAAAACTTATTAAGGACAATGGTAAAATTGAGATTAATATTTTACGTATAGGTAAGGAAGGTATTTTTGAAGAAATCTCTAACACTGATGATTATCCTATTGATTCATTTGAAATAATAGACAACGGTATAGGTTTAAATGAGGATAATTATAATTCATTTCAAGAATTTGATAGTGAGTATAAAATAGAGATTGGAGGAAAAGGAATAGGAAGATTAGTTTGTTTAAAGGCTTTTTCAGCACTAATTATAAACAGTTGTTATTTAGATAAAGATAAATATTGGACAAGAAGTTTTGAATTCAAAAAAACTATTGAAGGTTACTCTAATTATAATGAAGAGTTATCTAATGATAATAGGATTGGAACTAATGTGCTTTTAAAATCTTATGTAAGTCCATATAAAGAAAATGTTCCTAAATCTATTACTGATGTTTCAAGGGAGATAATAAAGCACTTTCAGCTTTATTTTATTCAAGAAAAACAACCTACAATAATTATTAAGAATCAAGATGGTTTTCATAGGAATCTTACTAAGATATTTAATAGTGAATTTAAAAGCAAAATTTTATCAGATTCATTCATAATTGCTGAAGAAAAGTTTAATATACATATATCTAAATCTTTTAGTGCTCAAAGCCATAAAGTGAATTATTGTGCAAATGAAAGAATAGTGAGGAGTGAAGGTTTATCTAAACATCTTGTAGATTTAAAATATTCAATTTTAGACTCTTTAAGAAATGAGAAATTTTATTATCAAGTTTTTGTAGTTAGTGATTTACTTGATACAAGTGTTAATGATGCAAGGACAAGTTTTAATTTTCCTGACAAAAGCGAGAATGAAGATAGTGAACAAATTGAAGTGATAGAAGAAGTTACATTATCTAAAATCAGAAAGAAAACTATTAATTGTATTGAGAATCTTTTATCTGAAACTCTTGCCGTAATACGTGCTGAAAAAGTAGAAAGATATAGACCAATTATTGATAATAAATTCCCTAATTATACTAACTTATTTAAGTACAAAAAGGAAAAAGTAGAAAGATTACCAGTAGGATTAAATGAAAATGAACTAGATATAAAGCTATACGAAATAGAAGCACAATGGAGAAAAGAAATTAAACAAGAAGGTGCTGATTTACTGACCAAGAAAAAAGACATTACGGAGTTAGAAGATTATAAAGAATTGTATGAAAAATATGTGACTAATTTAAACGAAGTTGGAAAGTCTGATTTAGCTCGTTATGTAGTTCACCGTAGGTCTGTAATAGACTTGCTTGAAAAACTAATAGAGTTAAATGATGATGATAAATTTGCAAATGAAGATTTAGTTCACAGTTTATTTTTTCCGATTCGAGAAACAGATGATTCTATCTTTAGCGAAAAACAAAACTTATGGTTACTAGATGAAAGATTGACTTTCAATAAATTTTTAGCATCAGACAAACTATTTAAACAAATTGAAAATCTTGGTTCAGATTCAAAAGAGCGAATGGATTTAATAATAAAAAAAGAAGAAGTTTTCGATAAAGCTGTATTATTTTCAGAAAACAAAATTCCTTTTGAATCTTTCACAATTGTTGAATTTAAAAGACCTGAACGTAATGATTATGTTTATGGTAATCCCAAAAATGACCCTATTGCTCAAGTAAGAAGATATATTAGAGAGACAATAGACGGAGAAACTAAAAAGAGAGGTAAAAAAATACAGGCTTCATTTAATACACCTTTTTATTGTTATGTAGTTGCTGATATTACTTCAAGTCTTGAATACATTTTAGATGAGGAAAGTTTTATTAATACACCTGATGGTTTAGGTTATTTTAGAATTTATGACACTAATAATTACAAGGCATATATTGAAGTTTTACCCTTTAGTAAGGTTTTAAAAGATTCAAAAGAAAGGAATAGGGTATTATTTGAAAGGTTGAATTTACCACAATAA
- the trxB gene encoding thioredoxin-disulfide reductase, with protein sequence MSDTIEKVKCLIIGSGPAGYTAAIYAARANMKPVLYQGTQPGGQLTTTNEVENFPGYPDGVTGPEMMIELQKQAERFETDVRNGWITKVDFSGDIHKVWVNETKEIHCDTVIISTGASAKYLGLDSEQKYLKLGGGVSACAVCDGFFYRNQEVVIVGAGDSACEEAHYLSKLCKKVTMLVRRDEFRASKIMAARVKNTENIDILFNTETDEVLGDGQVVTGVRVKNNQTNEIQEIPATGFFVAIGHKPNTDIFKGFLDLDETGYIINVPGTSKTNIEGVFVSGDAADHVYRQAVTAAGTGCMAALDAERWLAAKDSTFEVSTSNYN encoded by the coding sequence ATGTCTGATACAATTGAAAAAGTAAAGTGCTTAATAATAGGTTCTGGTCCTGCTGGTTATACGGCAGCTATTTATGCAGCGAGAGCTAATATGAAACCAGTTTTGTACCAAGGAACTCAGCCAGGAGGACAACTAACAACTACAAATGAAGTTGAAAATTTTCCAGGTTATCCAGATGGTGTTACTGGTCCAGAAATGATGATAGAGTTACAAAAACAAGCAGAACGTTTTGAAACTGATGTACGTAATGGTTGGATTACCAAGGTTGATTTCTCAGGAGATATTCATAAAGTTTGGGTAAATGAAACAAAAGAGATTCATTGTGATACCGTTATTATTTCTACAGGAGCTTCAGCTAAATATTTAGGCTTAGATTCTGAACAAAAATATTTAAAACTTGGAGGAGGTGTTTCTGCTTGTGCAGTTTGTGATGGTTTCTTTTATAGAAATCAAGAGGTTGTAATTGTAGGAGCTGGAGACAGCGCTTGTGAAGAAGCACATTATTTATCTAAACTTTGCAAAAAAGTAACAATGTTAGTGAGGCGTGACGAATTTAGAGCGTCAAAAATTATGGCTGCTCGTGTGAAAAATACAGAAAATATAGACATTTTGTTTAATACTGAAACTGATGAGGTTTTAGGTGATGGACAAGTCGTTACAGGAGTTCGTGTGAAAAATAATCAAACCAATGAAATACAGGAGATTCCTGCAACAGGATTTTTTGTTGCCATTGGTCATAAACCCAATACAGATATTTTTAAAGGCTTCTTAGACTTAGATGAAACAGGATACATAATTAATGTGCCTGGAACTTCAAAAACGAATATTGAAGGTGTATTCGTTTCTGGAGATGCAGCTGATCATGTTTACAGACAGGCTGTTACAGCTGCAGGAACAGGTTGTATGGCTGCTTTAGATGCTGAAAGATGGTTAGCAGCTAAAGATTCAACTTTTGAAGTAAGTACTTCTAATTATAATTAA
- a CDS encoding DUF5675 family protein: MDLTLYRAYFKEGTNGTLFCSNTFLCHTIELPWGKNKRNISCIPEGQYQIEPRYSKQFKHHLILKAVKDRSYILFHPANNALKDLEGCIAPVSYLSGIGKGLYSKDAMQKLLSLVYQAKDRKEIILLTIKSQNYEHSRTL, translated from the coding sequence ATGGATTTGACACTCTACAGAGCATATTTTAAAGAGGGTACCAACGGTACTCTCTTTTGCTCTAATACTTTTCTTTGCCATACTATTGAGTTACCCTGGGGAAAAAATAAACGAAATATTTCTTGCATACCAGAAGGACAATATCAAATTGAACCTCGTTATTCTAAACAATTTAAGCATCATTTGATTTTAAAAGCTGTAAAAGATAGAAGCTATATTTTATTTCATCCAGCAAATAATGCTTTAAAAGATTTAGAAGGCTGTATTGCTCCAGTATCTTATTTAAGTGGCATTGGCAAAGGTCTATACTCAAAAGATGCAATGCAAAAATTATTGTCTTTGGTATATCAAGCTAAAGACCGAAAGGAAATTATTTTATTAACTATTAAATCACAAAATTATGAACATAGTAGAACGTTATAA
- a CDS encoding P-loop NTPase family protein, with translation MSNLKPHIIQEGSVQYRLGELKDNNISYDFKKILIYLDAKGKLLFGKNFKIYEEDEVVLYKLCIYFIRDFEACKKLEIDPNKGILLSGPVGCGKTSLMKLLRHIVPHHKPYEVIPARNITFTFNNIGYKTIEEYGNSSFYCFDDLGVETTGRHFGKDCNVMGEILLSRYDLFLKRNIKTHATTNLNAQELENRYGNRVRSRMRQLFNLIAFDKESLDKRK, from the coding sequence ATGAGTAATCTAAAACCACATATAATTCAAGAAGGAAGTGTTCAGTATCGATTAGGTGAATTAAAAGACAATAACATTTCATACGATTTCAAGAAGATTTTAATTTACCTAGATGCAAAAGGAAAACTACTGTTTGGCAAAAACTTTAAAATTTATGAAGAAGATGAGGTGGTACTTTACAAATTATGTATTTATTTTATTCGAGATTTTGAAGCATGTAAAAAGTTAGAAATAGATCCGAACAAAGGTATTTTATTATCTGGTCCTGTAGGTTGTGGCAAGACCAGTTTAATGAAATTATTGCGACACATAGTACCTCATCATAAACCATATGAAGTAATTCCTGCAAGAAATATAACATTTACATTTAACAACATAGGTTATAAAACCATTGAAGAATATGGCAACAGTAGTTTTTATTGTTTTGATGATTTAGGTGTAGAAACTACAGGACGTCATTTTGGTAAAGACTGTAATGTAATGGGAGAAATACTTTTATCACGTTACGATTTATTTTTAAAACGAAATATTAAAACGCACGCTACAACTAATCTTAATGCACAAGAATTAGAAAACAGATATGGTAATCGAGTACGTTCAAGAATGCGACAACTCTTTAATTTAATTGCTTTTGATAAGGAAAGTTTAGATAAGAGAAAATAA